The DNA sequence TGAAATTGATGGGTGGTATATTTCAAAAAATTTTTAATAGATACTGATATCGCCATCTCTTCTTAAAACCTGGACCGGAAACCCTCTTTATCATAGAGAAGTATATCTATCAGGACGCTGAGCCTGGGAGCCGAAGCGTTCTGATGGTTAAATCTGTTAATGGTCCGCCAGCTTGCCACTTAAAGTGAGACCCTGTTATGAAAGATCTGCTTCGCACCCTGGGACGCGCCACCATTGATTTTATCCAGGAAGCGGGCCGGATGCAGTTGTTTCTCTTCCAGACGTTGGGACTTTTTTTCCTGCCGCCGTATAAACCGTTTAATCTCGTTAAACAGGTTTACGTTATCGGTGTCAGGTCGAGTTCTATTATTCTGCTGACGGCGATGTTTACCGGCATGGTGTTGGGTCTCCAGGGTTATTATACGCTAAGAAAATTCGGCGCCGAAAGCGCCCTGGGGTCTGCCGTGGCCCTCAGTCTGATCAGGGAATTGGGGCCGGTTTTGACTGCTCTGATGGTAACCGGCCGGGCCGGTTCGGCGATTACGGCGGAGATCGGCATTATGCGTATTACTGAACAATTGGACGCTTTGGATACCATGGCGATTAATCCGATGCAATACGTCGTTATGCCCAAAGTGATTGCCGGCCTGATTGCCGTGCCTTTGCTGACGGCATTTTTTGATTTTGTCGGCATCGTAGGAGGATATCTGGTCGGAGTGGTCATGTTGGGAGTCAGTTCAGGCAGTTACTTTTCCGGCATGATTCAGAGTGTGGAGACCTTGGATGTTAATGGCGGCTTTGTGAAGTCAATAGTTTTTGGTCTGACGGTAACCCTGGTGGCATGTTATAAGGGGTATTTTACATCCCACGGGGCCGAGGGGGTGAGCCAATCCACTACTGAGGCCGTAGTCCTGGCGGCAATTTTAATCCTTGGCTGGGACTATGTCTTGACGTCTTTTTTCATGTAGCCTATGATTCAGATTATTAATCTAGTCCGTGCCTTTAATGGTCAGGTGGTGCTCGATGGCATCAACCTGGAAGTGCCCAAAGGGAAGATCACGGTCATTATAGGCAAAAGCGGTACCGGCAAAAGTGTCCTGCTCAAACATATCGTCGGATTATTAAAGCCCGATAGCGGTCAGATTCTTATTGACGGCGTCGATATTACCCAGGCACGGGGTCGAACCTTAAAGCGACTCAAACAACGCTTTGGGGTGCTTTTTCAAGGTGGGGCACTCTTCGATTCAATGACGGTTTTTGATAATGTTGCCTTTCCGCTGCGGGAGAAGACCACATTAGCCGAAGCCGAAATAATCCACCGAACCAGAGAGAGGTTGTCGCAAGTAGCCCTAACCGCGGCCATGGAAAACAAATATCCCGATGAGTTAAGCGGTGGCATGAAGAAGCGCGTAGCCTTGGCTCGGGCCTTGATCCAAGAGCCGGAACTTGTCCTCTTCGACGAACCGGTGACCGGACTAGATCCGCCGATGACTAACTCGGTCTTCCAATTGATCACCGCTACCCAGCAAAAAAGCGATTACACCGCCTTAGTGGTCAGCCACGACATCCCGCAGATTTTTGCCATTGCCGATCTGGTAGCCATGATACATCGGGGCAAAATCATTGCCTATGGCACTCCGGCAGAGATTCAACAGGACAGCAACCCTCTGGTGCAGAAGTTTATTCAAGGAAATCCTGAATATATCGAGGAATAAGATCGGATCATGAAGAAAGCCCGTATAGAACTCCTGGTGGGTGTATTTGTCATCATCGGCCTCGTCTGCCTGGCCTACCTGGCCATACACCTGGGTGAGATGGAATTTTTGGGGGGAGGTTATAGACTCACGGCCGATTTTGACAATATTTCCGGTTTAAAGGTCGGGGCTTTAGTTGAGGTGGCGGGAGTAGACGTCGGCAAAGTGGAATCAATTGGTGTCAACCGGGAAAACATGGCCCATGTAGTTTTAAATATCAACAAAGGGGTGATTGTATATCAGGACGCCATTGCCTCCGTGCGGACCAAAGGGATCATTGGAGATAAGTACATAAAACTTTCTGTCGGGGGTGCTGATGAGCCGCTCCCGCCGAATGGCAGGATTCGGCATACCGAGTCAGTCCTGGAGTGGGAGGAACTCATCGGTAAATTCATTCAGGGTAAGGTCTAAAGTTTCAGGTTTCAAACCGCAGATTTGTTGATAGATAGTGTAGAACCACCGCCCCATTTCGTTCTTTTGCAAGGGTTTTGCGGGGACCGGCGCTGCTTGTCTCTGGCCAGTTTCCTCTTTAAGTGAAACGTATAAAGCTGAGGAGAAATTTCGATACCCTTTGCTTTGAAATGCTCCCGGCCTTTTCTCAGCTCTCACCGCGTAAGATACGAAACCTGAGTCTTTTTTAACCTTGAAACTTGAGACTCGACACCAGAAACAATAATATTGCCATTATCTGCAATTTATATGTAAAATAGTGCATAAAATCCAGGTCTGGTTCCGGAAGGGGAGGGAAGAACCATGGCAGAAAGATGGATTAGTGGACGCAGGATGGGGCAATGGTCTCTGGGTTTGCTGTTATCGTTGCTGGGATTGTGGCTTTTTGCCACCGCACCGACTGCGGCGGCGGCGGGCTATACCCTGGACCAATGCATTGAGAAAGCATTGAAGTACAGCCCGGAAGTCAGGGAGGCAAAGCAGGAAGTAGAGATGTCCAAGGCCAAGCACGATGAGGCGGCGGCGCATAAATTACCTACCATCGAAGGCTTGGGATTGGTAGGGCCAGCCCACCGGGCTAGAGGCGATCAGGTCTACTCTCCGGATACCTCGACACATATTAATCAATGGACAATTTTTGGACGGATCTCTGCTGCAATAGTTCAGCCTATCTACACCTTCGGGAAGATTCAATTCCGTCAGGATGCCGCCAAGGCCGGGATCGAAGTCAGCCGAGCCGGGGTGCAGAGAAAAGAGGGTGAAACGATTTTGCAGGTCAAAGAGGCGTATTATGGCCTGCTTCTGGGCCGGGTGGGCAAGGAGACCGTTGATGAAGTCAAGGGCTTCCTGAACAACGCCCGTGATATCCTGCAGCGTCTCCTGGCGGTGCGGAGCAAGAGCGTCTCCGAGATTGATCAATACAAACTGGAGGCCTATGCCGGGGAGTTGGAGAAATACCGCAACTTGACGGAGAAAGCCGAATCATTAGCATATGATGCCTTACGAACCAGAATGGGCCTCAAGTCGGAGGAACGCCTGGAAATCCAGGAGCAGTCTTTGCCGATGCCCGAAAAACCCCTGCAATCTTTAGGGCATTATGTCACCACGGCTCAAGAATTGCGGCCTGAGTTCAAGCAATTGAAGGCGGGCTTAACCGCCAAGCAAAAGCTGGTAGATGCCGCCCGGGCCGACCAGTATCCTTCCTTCTTTGTCGGCGGTTTTGGTTCATTGGCCGGGGCGCCTGGCCGTACCCGGATCAAAAATCCTTTTATTTATGATGACTTTAATCATGTCTATGGCGGGGCCGCCGGGGGCATGAAATTTGATCTAGATTTCGGCATCAAGAAGGCGAAAATCAGAGAGGCCAAGGCCGACCTGCAAAAACTGCGGGAAACCAATGATTATGCCCAGGATAATATCCCTCTACAGGTGCAAAAGGCTTACCTGGAGGCCAGGGAAGCCGAGAAGAATATCCAGGCCTTCCGGAAGGCTTACACTGAATCCCGGAAATGGATGGTGGCGGCGCTGTCTAACTACGATATGGGGTTAGCTCCCTCTAAAGAGGTTTTCGACGCCATCGAAAAGTATGCCCTGAATCGGGGGGAATTTCTTAAGGCTATCTATGACTACAATATTTCTTTAGCTCAACTCAATCTGTATACCGGCAGTTACTTGCGAGAGAAAGTCTATTATAAGGAGTAAACTATGATACAGAGGTGCCGCTTCTGGTCAGGATGCTGCCTGATGATCACGGTGCTGGTATTTTCGTCTCCGGCCTGGGCTGGTCCGGCCACAGACCAATTGCGGACGACGGTAGACGAAGTGATTCGCCTCCTGGGAGATCAGTCTTTGAAGTCCCAGAAACAACAGCGTCGTCAGAGGTTGCGCCAGGTCATCAATCAGCGTTTCAGCTATGAAGATATGGCGAGATATTCTCTGGGCCAGAACTGGAAGAACTTAAGTGCCGGGCAACGCTCCGAATTCGTCGACGTCTTCAGCGAACTGCTGGAGCGTTCCTATGCCAGTAAGATCGAGGCCTACACGGATGAAAAGGTCGTGTATCAGGCGGAGCGGCACGATGGCGATGGCATTGAAGTGCGTACCCTGATCCAACGCCGCAATGATCAAATTCCGGTTTATTATCGCATGGTTGATAAAGATGGCAAATGGTGGGTTTACGACGTCGTGATCGAAGGAGTCAGTCTGGTCAGCAATTACCGCAGCCAGTTCAGCCGTATCATCCGCGAGTCCTCGTTTCAGGATTTAATGCGCCGGATGCGGACCAAATTGCAGGAAGAAAAGAATCTCGAAAAATTGTAATCCAACCGCCGGTTGAGAGATTTCAATTTTGAGAAAGTTGAAACCGTATGGGGTGGGTAATGGAAAGCGTTGCCCACCCTTTAATTTTCCTCATCCAGACGGACCCGGTTTATTTAAATACCTTTATGCCGCGTCATCAGGTAGGAAGGGAAGCCGCTCCTTCTTGCGATAGGCCAGTGCCTGGCACGTAGCAATCAGACGGTTTTCGCTATCGGTGACGGAAATAAGATAGGTGGCGGTGCGCCCCCCGCGATGGAGCTCCTGGGCTGCGGCCGTCAATACCTCGCCCACCTGCGGCGCCTGGTGAAAAGTCAGGGTCATATTTAGAGCCACGGCGACGGTGCCATAAGCGTTGCAGGCGGCTTGAAAGGCTTCGTCGATAAGGGCGAAGATCGCCGTTCCATGGATGCCCCCGAGGATATTGAGACACCAGGAACCTGTCTGCATCGTTACCTTAGACCGGCCTGGTGACACCTCAATTAGATCAAGCCCCATCTTGGGCGCCAGGGGTTGTTCACTCACCTGTCGGCGCAGGGCCTGCAAAACCTTTTCTTGTTTTACACTCATGGATTCTCTCACCTTTGCAGTACTATAAATCGTTGTATAACTCCGGATACCGGTTTTTCCAGCGTCTGTGCAGCCAGAGCCATTGATCGGGGTAGCGCCTGACCCAGGATTCGATTGCGTAGGTCTGGACCTGAACCTGATGTTCGATATCAGCCTCATAATCAGAGGTGTTAATCATGGGCAGGGGTTGATGAATATGCATCAAATGGCGGCCGTCAGGCAGGCGCCTGGAGAACACCGGCAGGACCGGAGTGCCCAGGCGGCGGGAAAGTAAAGCGGCGATAGGCGTAGTGCGGACCCGGTGTCCGAAGAAATCAACCAGCATCCCACCCCTGGTTGAGGTATTCTGATCAATTGCCATACCGATGATGCAATTTCTCTTAAGCAGGGAAATGATCGCCTTAAAACCGCCTCGCTTGGGAATCATCAAGTTGCCCCCGCGCTCCCTCAAAAAACGGATAATACGATTCATCACGGGATGGTCATGCTCCCGGCCAACAATGGCGATAGGAAAATTTTTAAGCCCATACCCCAAAGCGGTATACTCCCAATTGCCGGCATGGGCGATGATGGCGATGATACCTTTTCCTTGCTTCAACGCCGCTTCGGCATGTTCCTGGCCGATAACGACTACCCGCCGCCTGATATGCGATGCCGGAAATAAGAGCAGGGCGATGGCCTCAAAAAAAATCCGGATAAAATGATCAAAAACCGCCTGGGCCAGCCCCTCCCGCTGTTTGTCGGTTAATTCCCGGCCCAGGGCGAATTCAAGATTCCTCAGTGTAATCAGGCGATGACGCCGGTCCAAGCGATACCACAACCTGGCAAATTTCCTGGTAATATCCGTAGAAATCAAAAACCTTGGATTCTCCTAATCAAGTTAATAATTGTCCTTCTTTTTATTCCGCTAGAATGTGCTCATACACCTGTTCCATGGCCGCGGCCATCTGCTCAAGGGAAAAACGTTCCTGTACCAGTCTTAATCCGTTTAACCCAAATTCTTGCCTCTGGGCGGGGTTCCGGATGAGCTGTATGAGGGCTTGGGTCAATGCCTCGGGGTCTTTGGGAGGTGTCAGCAGACCATTAACCCCATCGGTCACGATCTCGGGAATGCCGCCGCAGGTCGTTCCGATGACCGGCCGGGCCATAGCCATGGCTTGTAACAGTGATTGCGGCACGCCTTCATTGGCATATGAGGCCAGCACAACGATGTCCATGAGCGCCAACCAGGCCGGGACATCGTCCTGATAGCCGGTCAAGAGTACACGATCGTTGAGGTTTAGTGCGGCTACCTTTTCTTCAACCAGGTGCCGTATCGGCCCGTCACCGACAAGAACAAGATAGACTTTTTCTTCCTGAGCCAGGATCTTGGCCACAGCTTCTAATAAAAAATTATGGCCCTTCCAGGTACGCAACACTGCCACCGACCCGATAATACAGGCATCGGGGGGCCAGGCCGGAAGAAGCTCCGTCCGACCGGCGGTCGAGGGGTGGGGATAGAATCGGTCTAAAGGAACCCCGGTGGGGATGGAATATATCTTGTGCTCCGCAACGCCGACTCGCTTGGCAATCAGTTCTTTAATTGCCTGGCCGGTGGTAATAATGGCGTCAGGGCTTTGATACAGCCAACGGGTAGGCCATGAGCTCCTGATGGGGGTGCTTAAGTGCCGGGTGCGAACCAGCTTGACCCGGTCCCGCCGCCCCATGGCGGCCAGATGGCCCACCCAGCTATCCAGAGAGCTGTGGGTGTTGAGAATCTCTACCCGTTGGCGGCGCAAGACCTGGCGCAGAGACAGACAGGCGGCTAGATTGCGGCAGCCGCCAAAGGTAAGGGGGAATAGCGCAAATCCTGCCTCCTTGCCCCGGTGGTAGAGTTCGCTCCGAAAGTCCGCCGCCAGCAGTATCGTATGGCCCCGTTGCCGCATGACCTCGGCTTCCGAAAAAATCCGCTTTTCCTGGCCGCCCCATCCTAAAGAAGATTCGGTATGTAAAACAGTGTAATGCACCTTAGTCGAGCCCATGCTGATGCCGTTCTTTTTTCCTCCAAGCCATGTCAGCCGAGTTAACCGCCTTGTCCGATGGCTGAGTGCTGAGTAAACCCGCGGGATGGAGAAGCGAAGCACATCCCGCAGTCCTGAGCTGATCGGACAAATGAGTATTTTTATATTCTCTTCTTATGTTAAGTCAACCTTTTTAAGATTGCCTTGGCAAACCCTAGCGGATATAGTACGATTGGAATTTGTCGGTTCCGGACCGATACGAGTGTGCAATCGGAGGAATATCATGCCAGTTAAAAAAGCAAGTATGTTTGCCCTGATACTTATCTGCTGCGGTTTCGCTACTGTCGCGTGGACCGCTGACAAAGCCCAGGAAGCCACCCTCAAGGCGGCCCAGGGGTATCTCCAATATGCTATGGGTCTGGCCACGGATGGTAAACACCAGGAGGCCCTGAAATCAATAGACCAGGCAATCTCTCTCAACCCGAATTATGCCGAGGCGTATAGCCTGAAAGGCTCCTGTTTGGAGAGATTGGGGAAAATGCGCGAGGCGGAGGAGGCCTATCGCAAGGCAGTCCGATTAGATCCGGGTTATAAAGAGGGATACTACTATCTGGGTCAGTTTCTGAAGAACCAGGGCAAGGAGTCAGAGGCGGCTGGGTTTCTCGACAAGGCCCGGTAACTGGCAGAATCAGAGCCGGCAATTCTTTAAAGCAGGATTTCAGATGTCTGCGCCAGTGCAAAGACCTCCAGGGAGGATTTCTGGGCGGCAATAATTTCCCGGCAATGCTCCAAAAGATTGTCGATGCCGCTATCGGTACGATCTTGATTGTGGTGAAATAAACCGAATCTTTTTACCCGGGCCTGCATTGCCAGATCCAGGGCCTCCAGATAGGTTGAATGCCCCCACCGGCGGGTCTGTTGGTATTCCTCCGGCGTGTATTCAGCGTCATGGATCAAAAGATCAGCGTTAAAGGCAAATTCCGTATATTCCTGCGGATGTAACCCTCCTCGATGTTGATAACCTAATTCATTGTCGGTTAAAAAGACAAATGTTTTGCCTGCCTCTACAAATTTGTATCCCAGCCCCCCGTTGGGATGGCTCAGGCTGATCGGAAAAACCTCTAGGGGACCGATGTGGTGGCTCCAAACGCACTCATCGTTATAATTGATCTCGGCCTCTAAGGCGCTGAAAGGAACGGGGAAAAAGGGTGTTCGCATAGCTGCGGCCAGTAGATTTTTAATATCGCCTTGGGTACGATTGCAACCTAGAATAGTGATTCTGGTTCTGGAGTCATAAATCGGTTTGAAAAAAGGGAAGCCCAGTATGTGGTCCCAATGGGAGTGTGTCATAAAGAGGGTGTAGTCAAACCGCTCTGCCGCCATGAGGTTCTTCCCCAGCCTTCTAATCCCCGAGCCGGCGTCAACAATAATAATGTCGCCATCCTGGCTCCTTATTTCCAGACAGGTTGTGTCCCCGCCGTAACGGACATATTCCGGACCTGAGACCGGGATTGATCCGCGCGCCCCGTAACAACGTATCAACATAGATGACTCTTCCGGTTCATTTATGAAGGTTCAGGACCGCCAGTCAGTGTTCTGGCCACGGCGGACTCTCGCACCCGCACCCCTCGGCCAACCAGGCAATCCACCAGGCGGACGCCTGGATCAACCACCGTATCGGCCCAAAGTACCGTATTCTTTAAGTACGCTTCTTCGCCCACCCGCACGCCAGCACCCAGACAGACGCCGCCGTCGCAGCAAACCCGAGGGCCGAGGACGGCACCCGCATCTAGAAAAGGATCGGTCAGGGGTGGCAGAAAGTTGGCTAAAACCGGCAATTCCCCGGCCAACAGGCGGCGGTGAATTTCAAGATAGTCTTGGGGGGTGCCGATATCCTGCCAATAAAAACCCTCTTCCCGATGGGCTGCTACAACCTCACCGGCGGCGATGGCCTGGCGATAGACGT is a window from the Desulfobacca acetoxidans DSM 11109 genome containing:
- a CDS encoding MlaC/ttg2D family ABC transporter substrate-binding protein, whose translation is MIQRCRFWSGCCLMITVLVFSSPAWAGPATDQLRTTVDEVIRLLGDQSLKSQKQQRRQRLRQVINQRFSYEDMARYSLGQNWKNLSAGQRSEFVDVFSELLERSYASKIEAYTDEKVVYQAERHDGDGIEVRTLIQRRNDQIPVYYRMVDKDGKWWVYDVVIEGVSLVSNYRSQFSRIIRESSFQDLMRRMRTKLQEEKNLEKL
- a CDS encoding TolC family protein yields the protein MAERWISGRRMGQWSLGLLLSLLGLWLFATAPTAAAAGYTLDQCIEKALKYSPEVREAKQEVEMSKAKHDEAAAHKLPTIEGLGLVGPAHRARGDQVYSPDTSTHINQWTIFGRISAAIVQPIYTFGKIQFRQDAAKAGIEVSRAGVQRKEGETILQVKEAYYGLLLGRVGKETVDEVKGFLNNARDILQRLLAVRSKSVSEIDQYKLEAYAGELEKYRNLTEKAESLAYDALRTRMGLKSEERLEIQEQSLPMPEKPLQSLGHYVTTAQELRPEFKQLKAGLTAKQKLVDAARADQYPSFFVGGFGSLAGAPGRTRIKNPFIYDDFNHVYGGAAGGMKFDLDFGIKKAKIREAKADLQKLRETNDYAQDNIPLQVQKAYLEAREAEKNIQAFRKAYTESRKWMVAALSNYDMGLAPSKEVFDAIEKYALNRGEFLKAIYDYNISLAQLNLYTGSYLREKVYYKE
- a CDS encoding glycosyltransferase family 4 protein, translated to MGSTKVHYTVLHTESSLGWGGQEKRIFSEAEVMRQRGHTILLAADFRSELYHRGKEAGFALFPLTFGGCRNLAACLSLRQVLRRQRVEILNTHSSLDSWVGHLAAMGRRDRVKLVRTRHLSTPIRSSWPTRWLYQSPDAIITTGQAIKELIAKRVGVAEHKIYSIPTGVPLDRFYPHPSTAGRTELLPAWPPDACIIGSVAVLRTWKGHNFLLEAVAKILAQEEKVYLVLVGDGPIRHLVEEKVAALNLNDRVLLTGYQDDVPAWLALMDIVVLASYANEGVPQSLLQAMAMARPVIGTTCGGIPEIVTDGVNGLLTPPKDPEALTQALIQLIRNPAQRQEFGLNGLRLVQERFSLEQMAAAMEQVYEHILAE
- a CDS encoding MBL fold metallo-hydrolase, encoding MLIRCYGARGSIPVSGPEYVRYGGDTTCLEIRSQDGDIIIVDAGSGIRRLGKNLMAAERFDYTLFMTHSHWDHILGFPFFKPIYDSRTRITILGCNRTQGDIKNLLAAAMRTPFFPVPFSALEAEINYNDECVWSHHIGPLEVFPISLSHPNGGLGYKFVEAGKTFVFLTDNELGYQHRGGLHPQEYTEFAFNADLLIHDAEYTPEEYQQTRRWGHSTYLEALDLAMQARVKRFGLFHHNQDRTDSGIDNLLEHCREIIAAQKSSLEVFALAQTSEILL
- a CDS encoding lysophospholipid acyltransferase family protein, with translation MISTDITRKFARLWYRLDRRHRLITLRNLEFALGRELTDKQREGLAQAVFDHFIRIFFEAIALLLFPASHIRRRVVVIGQEHAEAALKQGKGIIAIIAHAGNWEYTALGYGLKNFPIAIVGREHDHPVMNRIIRFLRERGGNLMIPKRGGFKAIISLLKRNCIIGMAIDQNTSTRGGMLVDFFGHRVRTTPIAALLSRRLGTPVLPVFSRRLPDGRHLMHIHQPLPMINTSDYEADIEHQVQVQTYAIESWVRRYPDQWLWLHRRWKNRYPELYNDL
- the mlaD gene encoding outer membrane lipid asymmetry maintenance protein MlaD, with the translated sequence MKKARIELLVGVFVIIGLVCLAYLAIHLGEMEFLGGGYRLTADFDNISGLKVGALVEVAGVDVGKVESIGVNRENMAHVVLNINKGVIVYQDAIASVRTKGIIGDKYIKLSVGGADEPLPPNGRIRHTESVLEWEELIGKFIQGKV
- a CDS encoding MlaE family ABC transporter permease; its protein translation is MKDLLRTLGRATIDFIQEAGRMQLFLFQTLGLFFLPPYKPFNLVKQVYVIGVRSSSIILLTAMFTGMVLGLQGYYTLRKFGAESALGSAVALSLIRELGPVLTALMVTGRAGSAITAEIGIMRITEQLDALDTMAINPMQYVVMPKVIAGLIAVPLLTAFFDFVGIVGGYLVGVVMLGVSSGSYFSGMIQSVETLDVNGGFVKSIVFGLTVTLVACYKGYFTSHGAEGVSQSTTEAVVLAAILILGWDYVLTSFFM
- a CDS encoding ABC transporter ATP-binding protein encodes the protein MIQIINLVRAFNGQVVLDGINLEVPKGKITVIIGKSGTGKSVLLKHIVGLLKPDSGQILIDGVDITQARGRTLKRLKQRFGVLFQGGALFDSMTVFDNVAFPLREKTTLAEAEIIHRTRERLSQVALTAAMENKYPDELSGGMKKRVALARALIQEPELVLFDEPVTGLDPPMTNSVFQLITATQQKSDYTALVVSHDIPQIFAIADLVAMIHRGKIIAYGTPAEIQQDSNPLVQKFIQGNPEYIEE
- a CDS encoding tetratricopeptide repeat protein; protein product: MPVKKASMFALILICCGFATVAWTADKAQEATLKAAQGYLQYAMGLATDGKHQEALKSIDQAISLNPNYAEAYSLKGSCLERLGKMREAEEAYRKAVRLDPGYKEGYYYLGQFLKNQGKESEAAGFLDKAR
- a CDS encoding PaaI family thioesterase yields the protein MSVKQEKVLQALRRQVSEQPLAPKMGLDLIEVSPGRSKVTMQTGSWCLNILGGIHGTAIFALIDEAFQAACNAYGTVAVALNMTLTFHQAPQVGEVLTAAAQELHRGGRTATYLISVTDSENRLIATCQALAYRKKERLPFLPDDAA